A region of the Neomicrococcus lactis genome:
GCTGGCGCTTCTCTACCTCGGACCAGAAGTCATCGCCGAGGGTGTCCCCCTTGATGACAATCAGGAAGTCTGGATTGACTTCGATCAGCGCTTCAAGGGCCCGTTTTGTGGACCAGTCTTCAGCCTTGGAGAGGTGGTCCATGCCGATTTTCGCCGGCAGTTCGTGAAGGACCTTGTTACGCACCTTCGACGCAACGGAATCAAAACCGTCATACCGGTGGGAAGCCACCTGATAACCACGCCGTTCCAGCGCGTTGGCAATGGAACGGTAATAACCATGAAAAGTGGGAGTGACTAGGAGCAGCTTGCCCTTAGATGTTTCCGAAGCGCTAGTTGACATCAGCACCACTTACAGAGCGGTTGCCCGTCTTTTCATCCTTCAAATAGCTCAGCTCTTCCTGCAACACGGCGCTCGCATCAATGTCTCTGCCCGTCAGTTCCCGAACTTTGTTGACACCAAAGTTCGCGTAGGAGGCGGCCGTCAACGCAGTCTTCAGCGCCACGGGGTTGCCCCACTTCTGTGCATACAGTTGTCGCGCTTCTACGAGCCACTTGCGGCGGCGCGTCGGATCACTGGAACCACCGCCAATATGGGCTACGGAAACGGTGCCCAGGTAAATAGACGGAACTCCCATGTCCCGAAGGCGCTTTTGAAGGTCAACTTCTTCTGCATTCATGAAGAAGTCCTCATCAAAGCCGCCAATACTCTTCACCGCGTTGACGGGCAACATCATGGCTGCGCCGAAGACCCAATCAACAGGGAGCACCTTGCCCTGCTGGGCGCGAGTGTCATGGCCAACCGCTTCATGTAAGAGCTTGTGGTGGCGAAAACGTGCCAGCGGGCTGAGCCACTCCGTGACTTGATGGCCAATAGTTGGGAAGTGACGGGCCGTCCATTGGGTTGCTCCGTCTGTTCCGGTGACTTCCGGACTCATTACGGCAGGATGCCATGGTGCTGCAGCGCTCTGGAGGTCTTCGATAAAGCGGTCCGGCAAGACCAAATCGCTGTTGAGCACCAAGGCCACTTCAGTGCCGATGACGTTTAGGCCGGTGTTGACGGCTGAGCCGAATCCACCATTGGATTCACGGCGTACAACTGTGAACTGAATTTGCGATTCGTTCGAAGGAGCCCACTCTGCGGGGAAAGGCGTAGGTGAAGCGTCGTCAACCACCACAACCTGCTTGAGGCAGTGTGCATTCTCTGAAAGGAGCGTCTCGACTAAGTGCTGGACATCGCTGGGATCGCCATAATGAGGCACGATGACACTCAGCGAATTGTGTGTGCACAAAGCCAACTAGTTCATCCCCCTCAGATAGAACAGTAGGTCTCCCCAGAACACCGAAGTATGCATCGGCTCCCTGAACTGACCACCGTAATTGTATCGGATGGATCAACGGCTCCCTATTTGTGTGGCGCCCTGAGCGCATAGCGACCAGTGTCACTCATGTGTCCAAGTCACATGCGATTCAAAGACCGATAACATCTTTATAATTTGAATAGTTTGCTGTTGGGGAGCGCAAGAATCTTTCTCCAAAGCCAAGTCTTTGCTATTCACTTACACATGCAACATTCGCGCTGAGGGATTCATGGAATATACAACGGAGAGCCAGCCGAAGGCTTTGAACGAGCAAGTTCGACGCATCGTGCGGGTTGCACTGAGCAACTGGAAAGGCGCTCTTGCCATCTTCCTCTTGTCCGTCCTTGCGAGCGTGGGCCTGTTTTTCCTCTCACCCAAGACCTACACCGCTACCAATACCGTCATGGTGGTGGCCGGCGGCGGCAATAACTTGGGTAGCTACTTGTCTTCAGAGACTCTCGCAACGACTAAGGCCGAGACCTACCTAGCACTTGGAAGCGCACCGGAAGTTGCTGCACTCGTCAGCAAGCATTTCGCTGAGCAAGGAAAGAGCGTCAGCTGGACCAGTGTTGCGTTCGCCAAGGATCCCAGCAACTCTCAGATCCGTGTGAGCGCTCAAGCATCCACACCGGAGAACGCAAAAGCGGCAGCTGATGCATTC
Encoded here:
- a CDS encoding glycosyltransferase family 2 protein, whose protein sequence is MPHYGDPSDVQHLVETLLSENAHCLKQVVVVDDASPTPFPAEWAPSNESQIQFTVVRRESNGGFGSAVNTGLNVIGTEVALVLNSDLVLPDRFIEDLQSAAAPWHPAVMSPEVTGTDGATQWTARHFPTIGHQVTEWLSPLARFRHHKLLHEAVGHDTRAQQGKVLPVDWVFGAAMMLPVNAVKSIGGFDEDFFMNAEEVDLQKRLRDMGVPSIYLGTVSVAHIGGGSSDPTRRRKWLVEARQLYAQKWGNPVALKTALTAASYANFGVNKVRELTGRDIDASAVLQEELSYLKDEKTGNRSVSGADVN